In Salipiger profundus, one genomic interval encodes:
- the phnD gene encoding phosphonate ABC transporter substrate-binding protein, translating into MNKIIAAALATTVLAGTAGAQEIEEFRIGILGGENAQDRMNSYSCLQTYAEEELGVPVKLFAPADYNGVIQGLLGGTLDMAWLGASGYAATFLQDPEAVEPVLVKQNLDGSIGYHSIGFARKDSGIASLEDMQGKVFGFGDPNSTSGYLIPSIEIPQEADEITMQPGDYFKDVVFTGGHEQTIVAVNNGDIDGGVTWADGQGNWEDGYNSGALRKAVDAGLVDMNDLVQIWQSKVIPEGPVVVRKALPQDVKDRMTALVDTLYETDPDCAYGVAAGDTLGFQPVTHDTYLSVIEARKAKIGG; encoded by the coding sequence ATGAACAAGATCATCGCAGCCGCACTGGCGACCACCGTTCTGGCCGGCACCGCCGGCGCCCAGGAAATCGAGGAGTTCCGCATCGGCATCCTCGGCGGCGAGAACGCCCAGGACCGCATGAACTCGTATTCCTGCCTGCAGACCTACGCCGAGGAAGAGCTGGGCGTTCCGGTCAAGCTGTTCGCCCCCGCCGACTACAACGGCGTGATCCAGGGCCTGCTGGGCGGCACGCTCGACATGGCTTGGCTCGGCGCGTCGGGTTACGCGGCCACGTTCCTGCAGGACCCCGAGGCGGTCGAGCCGGTGCTGGTGAAGCAGAACCTCGACGGCTCGATCGGCTACCACTCGATCGGTTTCGCCCGCAAGGACAGCGGCATCGCCTCGCTGGAAGACATGCAGGGCAAGGTCTTCGGCTTCGGCGACCCGAACTCGACCTCGGGCTACCTGATCCCCTCGATCGAGATCCCGCAGGAAGCCGACGAGATCACCATGCAGCCGGGCGACTACTTCAAGGACGTCGTCTTCACCGGCGGCCACGAGCAGACCATCGTCGCGGTGAACAACGGTGACATCGACGGCGGCGTGACCTGGGCCGACGGCCAGGGCAACTGGGAAGACGGCTACAACTCGGGCGCCCTGCGCAAGGCCGTGGACGCGGGCCTCGTCGACATGAACGACCTCGTGCAGATCTGGCAGTCGAAGGTCATCCCCGAGGGCCCCGTGGTCGTCCGCAAGGCGCTGCCGCAGGACGTCAAGGACCGCATGACCGCCCTTGTCGACACCCTCTACGAAACCGACCCCGACTGTGCCTACGGCGTTGCCGCCGGCGACACGCTCGGCTTCCAGCCGGTGACCCACGACACCTACCTGTCGGTCATCGAGGCTCGGAAGGCCAAGATCGGCGGCTGA
- the phnH gene encoding phosphonate C-P lyase system protein PhnH gives MQADTLDGGFADPATDAAHAFRAVMEAMARPGTLREITGATPPAPLSPAAGAAILTLCDTDTPLHLAGSADTEAVRAWVAFHTGAPFAGPENCTFAVGRWETLAPLSAYPVGTPDYPDRSATLIVECTTLAAEGAALSGPGIRDRAALSLPEVAAFRDNHARFPLGLDFLFTCDTSIAALPRSTRVHDAETV, from the coding sequence ATGCAGGCAGACACGCTCGACGGCGGCTTCGCCGATCCCGCCACCGACGCCGCACACGCCTTCCGCGCGGTGATGGAGGCGATGGCCCGCCCCGGCACGCTCCGCGAGATCACCGGGGCCACCCCGCCCGCGCCGCTGTCACCCGCCGCCGGCGCCGCGATCCTGACGCTGTGCGACACCGACACGCCGCTGCATCTCGCAGGCAGCGCCGACACCGAGGCCGTGCGCGCCTGGGTCGCCTTTCACACCGGCGCGCCCTTCGCGGGGCCCGAGAATTGCACCTTTGCCGTGGGCCGCTGGGAGACGCTGGCGCCGCTCTCGGCCTATCCTGTCGGCACGCCCGACTACCCCGACCGCTCGGCCACGCTGATCGTCGAATGCACGACGCTCGCGGCAGAGGGGGCCGCACTGTCCGGTCCCGGTATCCGCGACCGTGCGGCGCTGTCGCTGCCCGAGGTCGCCGCCTTCCGCGACAACCACGCGCGCTTCCCGCTGGGGCTGGATTTCCTCTTCACCTGCGACACGAGCATCGCGGCGCTGCCGCGCTCGACGCGGGTCCACGACGCGGAGACCGTCTGA
- the phnE gene encoding phosphonate ABC transporter, permease protein PhnE: protein MTDASLTGPRAVDSIQHAYMAQVRRKRLYGGLALAIFALLMVSGFNLADARNAGGFWDGLHNIGDYPADVLSEAWEKRADLPALMVEYFPALVETINIAAVSTLLGASAGLVLSLLATRGLARWPRLIPLFRRLMDIMRAIPEIVIALVLIFVLGGGPVPAMIAIAIHTAGALGKMFSEVAENADLKPVEGLASTGASWAQRMWLGILPQVAPNYVSYALLRYEINIRASAILGFVGAGGLGYELRNAMAWGPGRFDEAAAIFILLFGTIVFFDQLSSRFRNRLTEGA, encoded by the coding sequence ATGACAGATGCCTCACTGACCGGCCCCCGGGCCGTCGATTCCATTCAGCACGCCTACATGGCGCAGGTCCGGCGCAAGCGGCTCTACGGCGGCCTCGCGCTGGCGATCTTCGCGCTGCTCATGGTGTCGGGCTTCAACCTTGCCGACGCGCGCAACGCCGGCGGCTTCTGGGACGGGCTGCACAACATCGGCGACTATCCCGCCGACGTTCTGTCCGAGGCGTGGGAGAAACGCGCCGACCTGCCGGCGCTCATGGTGGAATACTTCCCCGCGCTGGTCGAGACCATCAACATCGCCGCCGTCTCCACGCTGCTGGGCGCCAGCGCCGGGCTGGTGCTGTCGCTGCTGGCCACCCGCGGACTGGCGCGCTGGCCGCGGCTGATCCCGCTGTTCCGGCGCCTGATGGACATCATGCGCGCCATCCCCGAGATCGTCATCGCGCTGGTGCTGATCTTCGTGCTGGGCGGCGGGCCGGTGCCCGCGATGATCGCCATCGCCATCCATACCGCCGGCGCGCTCGGCAAGATGTTCTCGGAGGTGGCCGAGAACGCCGACCTCAAGCCCGTCGAGGGCCTCGCGTCGACCGGCGCGTCCTGGGCGCAGCGCATGTGGCTCGGGATCCTGCCACAGGTGGCGCCCAACTACGTCAGCTACGCGCTGCTGCGCTACGAGATCAACATCCGCGCCTCGGCCATCCTCGGCTTCGTCGGCGCCGGCGGGCTCGGCTACGAGCTGCGCAACGCCATGGCCTGGGGACCGGGCCGCTTCGACGAGGCCGCCGCGATCTTCATCCTGCTGTTCGGCACCATCGTCTTCTTCGACCAGCTCTCGAGCCGTTTCCGCAACCGCCTGACCGAAGGGGCCTGA
- the phnK gene encoding phosphonate C-P lyase system protein PhnK has translation MTPLLSVRDIRKTYGGHIGCANVSFDLYPGEVMGIVGESGSGKSTLLNCMAGHVAPDGGQVIFDTRGDGPRDTVTMSEPERRMLSRTDWAFVHQHARDGLRMGVSAGGNVGERLMAVGARHYGDIRARATDWLDRVEIAADRVDDRPGTFSGGMQQRLQIARNLVTGPRLVFMDEPTGGLDVSVQARLLDLLRGLVRDMGLSAIIVTHDLAVVRLLADRLMVMKSGHVVEAGLTDQVLDDPQHAYTQLLVSSVLQV, from the coding sequence ATGACCCCCCTGCTCTCGGTCCGGGACATCCGCAAGACCTACGGCGGCCATATCGGCTGCGCGAATGTCTCCTTCGATCTCTACCCCGGCGAGGTCATGGGCATCGTCGGCGAAAGCGGCTCGGGCAAGTCGACGCTGCTGAACTGCATGGCGGGCCATGTGGCGCCCGACGGCGGGCAGGTGATCTTCGACACCCGGGGCGACGGCCCCCGCGACACCGTCACCATGAGCGAGCCCGAGCGGCGGATGCTGTCGCGCACCGACTGGGCCTTCGTGCACCAGCACGCCCGCGACGGGCTGCGGATGGGCGTGTCGGCGGGCGGCAACGTCGGCGAACGGCTGATGGCCGTGGGCGCGCGCCACTACGGCGACATCCGCGCCCGCGCCACCGACTGGCTGGACCGGGTCGAGATCGCGGCCGACCGCGTCGACGACCGGCCCGGCACGTTCTCGGGCGGGATGCAGCAGCGGCTGCAGATCGCGCGCAACCTCGTCACCGGGCCGCGGCTGGTGTTCATGGACGAGCCCACCGGCGGGCTCGACGTGAGCGTGCAGGCCCGGCTTCTCGACCTGCTGCGCGGGCTGGTGCGCGACATGGGGCTGTCGGCGATCATCGTCACCCATGACCTTGCGGTGGTGCGGCTGCTCGCCGACCGGCTGATGGTGATGAAATCCGGCCACGTCGTCGAGGCCGGGCTGACCGACCAGGTGCTCGACGACCCGCAGCACGCCTACACGCAGCTGCTCGTCAGCTCGGTCCTGCAGGTCTGA
- the phnG gene encoding phosphonate C-P lyase system protein PhnG: MKDTLDPDTARKDRMGLMAKSAEGRLPALLEAAMPRPAFSWLRPPEVGSVMVRGRAGGTGAPFNLGEMTVTRCALKLASGEVGHAYVQGRRKADAEAAALVDALMQTDAAPALRDTVLAPLETEAADRRAARAGKAAATKVDFFTMVRGED, from the coding sequence ATGAAAGACACCCTCGACCCCGATACCGCCCGGAAGGACCGGATGGGGCTCATGGCGAAATCCGCCGAGGGCCGCCTGCCCGCCCTGCTCGAGGCCGCCATGCCCCGGCCCGCGTTCAGCTGGCTGCGCCCGCCCGAGGTCGGCAGCGTCATGGTGCGCGGCCGTGCCGGCGGCACCGGCGCGCCGTTCAACCTCGGCGAGATGACCGTCACCCGCTGCGCGCTGAAGCTCGCCTCGGGCGAGGTCGGTCACGCCTATGTCCAGGGCCGCCGCAAGGCCGATGCCGAGGCCGCCGCGCTGGTCGACGCGCTGATGCAGACCGATGCGGCGCCGGCGCTGCGGGACACCGTGCTCGCGCCGCTCGAGACCGAGGCCGCCGACCGCCGCGCCGCCCGTGCCGGCAAGGCCGCCGCCACCAAGGTCGATTTCTTCACCATGGTCCGGGGAGAGGACTGA
- a CDS encoding chloramphenicol acetyltransferase, producing MPRLSPDAPLVHPDCEIADSSFGAYTEVGRGSRIAHSSLGDYSYCDRYADIANATVGKFANIASFTRIGATDHPLDTAACHHFLYRSDDYWDDADRDAAFFAHRQARRARVGHDTWIGHAAMIKPEVTVGDGAVIAAGAIVTKDVAPYTIVAGTPARPMRLRQPPEIAERLIAMAWWDWPHDALRLALDDFRTLSAEAFLERYGG from the coding sequence ATGCCGCGCCTGTCGCCCGACGCCCCTCTCGTGCATCCCGACTGCGAGATCGCCGACAGCAGCTTCGGCGCCTACACCGAGGTCGGGCGCGGCAGCCGCATCGCCCACAGCAGCCTTGGCGATTACAGCTACTGCGACCGCTACGCCGACATTGCCAACGCGACCGTGGGCAAGTTCGCCAACATCGCGAGCTTCACCCGGATCGGCGCGACCGACCATCCGCTCGACACCGCCGCCTGCCACCACTTCCTGTATCGCTCCGACGACTACTGGGACGACGCCGACCGCGACGCGGCGTTCTTCGCACACCGGCAGGCGCGCCGCGCGCGGGTCGGCCATGACACCTGGATCGGCCACGCCGCGATGATCAAGCCCGAGGTCACCGTGGGCGACGGCGCGGTCATAGCCGCCGGGGCCATCGTGACGAAGGACGTGGCGCCCTACACCATCGTCGCGGGCACCCCGGCGCGGCCGATGCGCCTCCGCCAGCCGCCCGAGATCGCCGAACGGCTCATCGCGATGGCGTGGTGGGACTGGCCGCATGACGCGCTGCGCCTCGCGCTCGACGATTTCCGCACGCTCTCCGCCGAGGCCTTCCTCGAGCGCTACGGCGGCTGA
- the phnL gene encoding phosphonate C-P lyase system protein PhnL has product MIEITNVSKTFTLHNQGAAVIEVLTGVTLSVRPGECVALTGASGAGKSTLMRMIYGNYRAQAGSIRIGGTDLVQAEPREIICLRRDQLGYVSQFLRVVPRVPTLEVVAEPLRAVGVSAAEAEARARALLERLNIPERLWALSPTTFSGGEQQRVNIARGFAHRYPAMLLDEPTASLDAANREVVLSLIEDAKARGAAIVGIFHDEAARARVCDREIDVGRFTPARAA; this is encoded by the coding sequence ATGATCGAGATCACCAATGTCTCCAAGACCTTCACCCTGCACAACCAGGGCGCGGCAGTGATCGAGGTGCTGACCGGCGTCACGCTGTCGGTCCGGCCCGGCGAATGCGTCGCGCTCACCGGAGCCTCGGGCGCCGGCAAGTCGACGCTGATGCGGATGATCTACGGCAACTACCGCGCGCAGGCCGGCAGCATCCGGATCGGCGGCACCGACCTCGTGCAGGCCGAGCCGCGCGAGATCATTTGCCTGCGCCGCGACCAGCTGGGCTACGTCAGCCAGTTCCTGCGCGTGGTCCCGCGCGTGCCGACGCTCGAGGTCGTGGCCGAGCCGCTGCGCGCGGTGGGCGTGTCCGCCGCGGAGGCCGAGGCCCGGGCGCGGGCGCTGCTCGAGCGGCTCAACATCCCCGAACGGCTGTGGGCGCTGTCGCCCACCACCTTCTCGGGCGGCGAGCAGCAGCGGGTGAACATCGCGCGCGGCTTCGCGCACCGCTATCCCGCCATGCTGCTCGACGAGCCGACCGCCAGCCTCGACGCCGCCAACCGCGAGGTGGTGCTGTCGCTCATCGAGGACGCCAAGGCGCGCGGCGCCGCCATCGTCGGCATCTTCCACGACGAGGCCGCCCGTGCCCGGGTCTGCGACCGCGAGATCGACGTGGGCCGCTTCACGCCTGCGAGGGCGGCATGA
- the phnC gene encoding phosphonate ABC transporter ATP-binding protein — MLDVQALTKTFGDKTAVDRASFAVDRPMMIGIIGRSGAGKSTLLRMLNRLNDASDGAILFEGHDITALRGAERRQWQSRCAMIFQQFNLVPRMDVVSNVLHGTLNRRSTWATMFNLYPQEDIHRAIEILDRLGIAEQAPKRAEALSGGQQQRVAIARALMQDPAIILADEPIASLDPMNAQIVMEALRRIHEEDGRMVIANLHTLDTARRYCDRVIGMRDGRIVFDGTPAQLTTGVARDIYGAGAGFSEAATSTQIETLDQTLLEEAKAEALV, encoded by the coding sequence CCGTCGACCGCCCCATGATGATCGGCATCATCGGGCGTTCGGGCGCGGGCAAGTCGACCCTGCTGCGGATGCTGAACCGGCTCAACGACGCGAGCGATGGTGCCATCCTCTTCGAGGGTCACGACATCACCGCGCTGCGGGGCGCCGAGCGCCGTCAATGGCAGTCGCGCTGCGCCATGATCTTCCAGCAGTTCAACCTCGTGCCGCGCATGGATGTGGTCTCGAACGTGCTGCACGGAACGCTCAACCGCCGCTCGACATGGGCCACGATGTTCAACCTCTACCCGCAGGAGGACATCCACCGCGCCATCGAGATCCTCGACCGGCTCGGCATCGCCGAGCAGGCACCCAAGCGGGCCGAGGCGCTTTCGGGCGGGCAGCAGCAGCGCGTCGCCATCGCGCGGGCGCTGATGCAGGACCCGGCGATCATCCTCGCCGACGAGCCCATCGCCTCGCTCGACCCGATGAACGCACAGATCGTGATGGAGGCGCTGCGCCGCATCCACGAGGAAGACGGCCGCATGGTCATCGCCAACCTGCACACGCTCGACACCGCGCGGCGCTACTGCGACCGGGTCATCGGCATGCGCGACGGGCGCATCGTCTTCGACGGCACCCCGGCGCAGCTGACCACCGGCGTCGCGCGCGACATCTACGGCGCGGGCGCCGGCTTCTCCGAGGCCGCGACCTCGACGCAGATCGAGACCCTCGACCAGACGCTGCTCGAAGAGGCCAAGGCCGAAGCGCTCGTCTGA
- the phnF gene encoding phosphonate metabolism transcriptional regulator PhnF, whose amino-acid sequence MGDDTASRRGRTPVWQAIANSLRGEMSEGRYAAGDKLPTEAALAARFGVNRHTVRHALSALVDEGLVRTRRGAGAFVAMAPTDYPIGRRTRFTENLRRAGRFPGRRILSIEPRAATAGEAAALQIPEGAPVVATHSLSLGDGHPLALAESIYPCARLPGIEEALAEGRGVTHALSRAGVADYTRLSTRITAVPADATQALHLQVSEGAPLVRTRSLNADPEGRPVEYGTTWWAGERVTLTLDS is encoded by the coding sequence TTGGGTGACGACACAGCATCGCGACGGGGCCGCACGCCGGTCTGGCAGGCCATCGCCAACAGCCTGCGCGGCGAGATGTCCGAGGGCCGCTACGCCGCCGGGGACAAGCTGCCGACCGAGGCGGCGCTGGCCGCGCGTTTCGGGGTGAACCGCCACACGGTGCGCCACGCGCTGAGCGCGCTGGTCGACGAGGGGCTGGTGCGGACCCGGCGCGGGGCGGGGGCCTTCGTGGCGATGGCGCCCACCGACTACCCGATCGGCCGGCGCACCCGCTTCACCGAGAACCTGCGCCGCGCGGGGCGTTTCCCCGGTCGGCGCATCCTGTCGATCGAGCCGCGCGCCGCGACCGCCGGCGAGGCGGCGGCGCTGCAGATCCCCGAGGGCGCGCCGGTCGTCGCCACGCACAGCCTGTCGCTGGGCGACGGGCACCCGCTGGCGCTGGCGGAGTCGATCTACCCCTGCGCGCGCCTGCCGGGGATCGAGGAGGCGCTGGCCGAGGGCAGGGGCGTCACCCATGCGCTGAGCCGGGCCGGGGTGGCGGATTACACGCGGCTCTCGACCCGGATCACGGCGGTTCCGGCGGATGCCACGCAGGCGCTGCACCTGCAGGTGAGCGAGGGCGCGCCGCTGGTGCGCACCCGCAGTCTCAACGCCGACCCCGAGGGCCGGCCGGTCGAATACGGCACCACCTGGTGGGCGGGCGAGCGGGTGACGCTGACGCTCGACTCCTGA
- a CDS encoding alpha-D-ribose 1-methylphosphonate 5-phosphate C-P-lyase PhnJ, producing the protein MTQDAYNFAYLDEQTKRMIRRAILKGLAIPGYQVPFASREMPMPYGWGTGGVQVSAAVLTPEDRFKVIDQGADDTTNAVSIRSFFERTAGIATTTATAEASVIQTRHRIPEVPLAEGQILVYQVPIPEPLRFLEPRESETRKMHALSEYGLMHVKLYEDIARHGHIATAYAYPVKVEGRYVMDPSPIPKFDNPKLGQNAAIQLFGAGREQRIYALPPWTRVESLDFEDHPFEASKADHPCGLCGARDSYLDEVITDDAGGRMFVCSDTDFCETRQAAGHKGKDAA; encoded by the coding sequence ATGACCCAGGACGCCTACAACTTCGCCTATCTCGACGAACAGACCAAGCGGATGATCCGCCGGGCGATCCTCAAGGGGCTGGCGATCCCCGGCTACCAGGTGCCCTTCGCCAGCCGCGAGATGCCGATGCCCTACGGCTGGGGCACCGGCGGCGTGCAGGTCTCGGCCGCCGTGCTGACCCCCGAGGACCGCTTCAAGGTCATCGACCAGGGCGCCGACGACACCACCAACGCGGTCTCGATCCGCAGCTTCTTCGAGCGCACCGCCGGCATCGCCACCACCACGGCGACCGCCGAGGCGAGCGTGATCCAGACCCGCCACCGCATCCCCGAGGTGCCGCTCGCCGAGGGGCAGATCCTCGTCTACCAGGTGCCGATCCCCGAGCCGCTGCGCTTTCTCGAGCCGCGCGAGAGCGAGACCCGCAAGATGCACGCGCTGTCGGAATACGGGCTCATGCACGTCAAGCTCTACGAGGACATCGCGCGGCACGGCCACATCGCCACCGCCTACGCCTATCCGGTGAAGGTCGAGGGCCGTTACGTCATGGACCCCTCGCCGATCCCCAAGTTCGACAACCCCAAGCTCGGGCAGAACGCGGCGATCCAGCTTTTCGGTGCGGGCCGCGAGCAGCGCATCTACGCGCTGCCGCCGTGGACGCGGGTCGAGAGCCTCGATTTCGAGGACCACCCCTTCGAGGCGTCGAAGGCCGACCACCCCTGCGGGCTCTGCGGCGCGCGCGACAGCTACCTCGACGAGGTCATCACCGACGACGCGGGCGGGCGGATGTTTGTCTGCTCCGACACCGACTTCTGCGAAACCCGGCAGGCCGCCGGCCACAAGGGAAAGGACGCCGCATGA
- the phnE gene encoding phosphonate ABC transporter, permease protein PhnE: protein MTATDLGLAKANADRLFRRKTLTAVAWPGLVLLYFAYIFFAFDLPGLAQRANWDNAVTLASDSWSYKTHVTRSNRTGEITYAVEGERKGTYPEGQRPDWVSGDDVVTVDMGGDHVVRLLPDNRVEIALPGYPDIEARIEGRTVTTNLPDTPPEWISASSRRVGITTPEGRITLTGSKTEIFNYFPGWELFWFTFESPYHGHGIGEILFGPRLDESRANIAGAVQDWWNNPMWRHKDVAWAIGETILMAFLGTMGAAMIALPLAFLAAKRFTPLVLLRAATRRVFDFVRGVDALIWTVVLARAFGPGPLTGALAILVTDTGTFGKIFSEALENVDGKQIEGVASTGAKPLQRYRFGVIPQVVPVLLAQLLYFLESNTRSATIIGAITGGGIGLMLTQAIQTQKDWEEVGYYIILIVLMVMAMDSVSGWLRAKLIGRAD from the coding sequence ATGACCGCCACCGACCTCGGCCTCGCCAAGGCCAACGCCGACCGCCTCTTCCGCCGCAAGACCCTGACCGCCGTCGCGTGGCCGGGCCTCGTGCTCCTTTACTTCGCCTACATCTTCTTCGCCTTCGACCTGCCCGGCCTCGCGCAGCGCGCCAACTGGGACAACGCCGTCACGCTCGCCTCGGACAGCTGGTCCTACAAGACCCATGTCACCCGCTCGAACCGCACGGGCGAGATCACCTATGCCGTCGAGGGCGAGCGCAAGGGCACCTACCCCGAGGGCCAGCGCCCCGACTGGGTGAGCGGCGACGACGTCGTGACCGTCGACATGGGCGGCGACCACGTCGTGCGGCTGCTGCCCGACAACCGGGTCGAGATCGCGCTGCCCGGCTACCCCGACATCGAGGCCCGGATCGAGGGCCGCACCGTCACCACCAACCTGCCCGACACCCCGCCCGAGTGGATCAGCGCCTCGTCGCGCCGGGTGGGCATCACCACGCCCGAGGGCCGCATCACGCTCACCGGCTCGAAGACCGAGATCTTCAACTACTTCCCCGGATGGGAGCTGTTCTGGTTCACCTTCGAGAGCCCCTACCACGGCCACGGCATCGGCGAGATCCTCTTCGGGCCGCGCCTTGACGAGAGCCGCGCCAACATCGCCGGCGCGGTGCAGGACTGGTGGAACAACCCGATGTGGCGCCACAAGGACGTGGCCTGGGCCATCGGCGAGACCATCCTCATGGCCTTTCTCGGCACCATGGGGGCGGCGATGATCGCGCTGCCTCTGGCCTTCCTCGCGGCGAAACGCTTCACGCCGCTGGTGCTGCTGCGTGCAGCGACGCGGCGGGTCTTCGACTTCGTGCGCGGCGTCGACGCGCTGATCTGGACGGTGGTGCTGGCCCGCGCCTTCGGTCCGGGCCCGCTGACCGGGGCGCTGGCGATCCTCGTGACCGACACCGGCACCTTCGGCAAGATCTTCTCGGAGGCGCTCGAGAACGTCGACGGCAAGCAGATCGAGGGCGTCGCCTCGACCGGCGCCAAGCCGCTGCAGCGCTACCGCTTCGGGGTGATCCCGCAGGTGGTGCCGGTGCTGCTGGCACAGTTGCTCTACTTCCTCGAATCCAACACCCGCTCGGCCACCATCATCGGCGCCATCACCGGCGGCGGCATCGGGCTGATGCTGACGCAGGCGATCCAGACCCAGAAGGACTGGGAAGAGGTCGGCTACTACATCATCCTGATCGTGCTCATGGTGATGGCGATGGACTCGGTCTCGGGCTGGCTGCGGGCAAAGCTCATCGGGCGCGCCGACTGA
- a CDS encoding carbon-phosphorus lyase complex subunit PhnI, whose amino-acid sequence MYVAVKGGERAIENAHAWLAEERRGDPEVPELGVPQIREQLALAVNRVMAEGSLYDPDLAALAIKQARGDLIEAIFLVRAYRTTLPRFGASGPVDTADMACDRRISATFKDLPGGQVLGPTFDYTHRLLDFKLAAEGETPEAPLREADPAPVPHVMGFLDREGLIEDAPASDAEPPDLTREPLEMPADRALRLQALTRADEGFTLSMAYSTQRGYARNHAFVGELRIGTVPVEMEIPELGFAVEIGEITLTECETVNQFKGSKTEPPQFTRGYGLVFGQTERKAISMALVDRALRWEELGEDDTGAPAQDAEFVLYHADNIQATGFLEHIKLPHYVDFQSELELVRKLRREAEAASDQAREAAE is encoded by the coding sequence ATGTATGTTGCCGTGAAAGGTGGCGAACGCGCCATCGAGAACGCCCACGCGTGGCTCGCCGAGGAGCGCCGGGGCGACCCCGAGGTCCCGGAGCTGGGCGTGCCGCAGATCCGCGAGCAGCTGGCGCTGGCGGTGAACCGGGTGATGGCCGAGGGCTCGCTCTACGATCCCGACCTTGCGGCGCTGGCGATCAAGCAGGCGCGCGGCGACCTGATCGAGGCGATCTTCCTGGTCCGCGCCTATCGCACCACCCTGCCCCGCTTCGGCGCCTCGGGTCCGGTGGACACCGCCGACATGGCCTGCGACCGGCGCATCAGCGCCACCTTCAAGGACCTGCCCGGCGGGCAGGTGCTGGGGCCGACCTTCGACTACACGCACCGGCTGCTCGATTTCAAACTCGCCGCAGAGGGCGAGACGCCAGAGGCCCCGCTGCGCGAGGCCGACCCCGCGCCGGTGCCGCACGTGATGGGCTTTCTCGACCGCGAGGGGCTGATCGAGGACGCGCCCGCCTCGGACGCGGAGCCGCCGGACCTTACCCGCGAGCCGCTCGAGATGCCCGCCGACCGCGCGCTGCGGCTGCAGGCGCTGACGCGTGCGGACGAGGGCTTCACCCTGTCGATGGCCTATTCCACGCAGCGCGGCTACGCCCGCAACCACGCCTTCGTCGGCGAGCTGCGCATCGGCACCGTGCCGGTCGAGATGGAGATCCCCGAGCTGGGCTTCGCCGTCGAGATCGGCGAGATCACCCTGACCGAATGCGAGACGGTCAACCAGTTCAAGGGCTCGAAGACCGAGCCGCCGCAGTTCACCCGCGGCTACGGTCTCGTGTTCGGACAGACCGAGCGCAAGGCGATCTCGATGGCGCTGGTCGACCGGGCGCTGCGCTGGGAGGAGCTGGGCGAGGACGACACCGGCGCCCCGGCGCAGGACGCGGAGTTCGTGCTCTACCACGCCGACAACATCCAGGCGACGGGCTTCCTCGAACACATCAAGCTGCCGCATTACGTCGATTTCCAGTCCGAGCTGGAGCTGGTGCGCAAGCTGCGCCGCGAGGCCGAGGCGGCCAGCGATCAAGCAAGAGAGGCCGCGGAATGA
- the phnN gene encoding phosphonate metabolism protein/1,5-bisphosphokinase (PRPP-forming) PhnN: MSGGRLVAVVGPSGVGKDSVMAGIAAAAPGFRLVRRCITRAPGLGGEDYEPLTPAAFAARVASGGFCLHWEAHGLHYGIPAGVRDELAAGTDCLANLSRSALPRAAQVFERLRVLHVTAAPEVLARRLAARGRESGPDIRNRLAQADKPLPPGLDVLRVSNDGALDDTVAAALAALQAERV; encoded by the coding sequence ATGAGCGGCGGGCGCCTCGTCGCCGTCGTCGGCCCCTCGGGGGTCGGCAAGGACAGCGTGATGGCCGGCATCGCCGCGGCCGCGCCCGGGTTTCGGCTGGTGCGCCGCTGCATCACCCGCGCGCCCGGCCTTGGCGGCGAGGACTACGAGCCGCTCACGCCTGCGGCCTTCGCCGCGCGCGTGGCATCGGGCGGCTTCTGCCTGCACTGGGAGGCCCACGGTCTGCACTACGGCATCCCCGCCGGGGTCCGCGACGAGCTGGCCGCCGGCACCGACTGTCTCGCCAACCTGTCGCGCAGCGCCCTGCCCCGCGCGGCGCAGGTGTTCGAACGGCTGCGCGTGCTGCATGTCACCGCCGCGCCCGAGGTGCTGGCCCGCCGTCTTGCCGCCCGTGGCCGCGAGAGCGGGCCCGACATCCGCAACCGGCTGGCGCAGGCCGACAAGCCGCTGCCCCCGGGGCTCGACGTGCTGCGCGTCTCGAACGACGGTGCGCTCGACGACACCGTGGCAGCCGCCCTCGCCGCGCTGCAGGCGGAGCGGGTCTGA